The following proteins are co-located in the Castanea sativa cultivar Marrone di Chiusa Pesio chromosome 8, ASM4071231v1 genome:
- the LOC142607572 gene encoding uncharacterized protein LOC142607572: protein MTYGAEAMILLETGFSTLRTSFFNPDNNNGLLEKSLDLVEERMENAMVQLAYYQHKLKQGYDAHVKLRPLAPGDLVLRKVLGNAKNPAWEKLGPTWEGPYRIILSRA from the coding sequence atgacttatggggccgaggccaTGATCCTATTGGAAACTGGATTCTCGACATTAAGGACAAGCTTTTTCAACCCGGATAATAACAACGGCTTACTGGAGAAAAGCCTGGACCTAGTTGAAGAACGAATGGAGAATGCAATGGTTCAATTAGCTTATTATCAGCATAAACTTAAACAGGggtatgatgctcatgtgaagttGAGGCCGCTTGCACCTGGAGACTTGGTGTTAAGGAAGGTCTTGGGTAATgccaagaacccagcatgggaaAAGCTAGGACCTACCTGGGAGGGACCATATCGAATCATTCTATCGCGTGCATAG